A genomic stretch from Dehalococcoidales bacterium includes:
- a CDS encoding sigma-70 family RNA polymerase sigma factor, which yields MDLEQEKELVERARYSPEAFGELYDRYYDQIFGYALRRCANVEIAKDITSGTFLKALRNIKNYRWQGVPFSHWLYRIANHEIVNQYHKEKRIVSYELTANESNAALRGELIAGESELRRHEDYLELQQYISKLPSKYQEVITLKYFEDMDINHIAGVLGKPEGTVKSLLHRGIERLRKMMESRVNK from the coding sequence ATGGATCTGGAGCAAGAAAAAGAACTGGTCGAACGAGCAAGATACTCCCCTGAAGCGTTTGGTGAATTGTACGATCGGTACTATGACCAGATATTCGGCTATGCTCTCAGACGCTGTGCAAATGTCGAAATTGCGAAAGATATAACCTCCGGTACTTTTCTTAAAGCATTGAGGAATATTAAGAACTATCGGTGGCAGGGAGTTCCGTTCTCACACTGGCTTTACCGGATTGCGAACCACGAGATCGTAAACCAGTATCACAAAGAAAAGCGCATAGTAAGTTATGAATTAACAGCGAACGAAAGCAATGCTGCTTTGCGAGGAGAATTGATAGCAGGAGAGAGTGAACTCAGGAGGCACGAAGATTACCTTGAGCTTCAGCAATATATTTCAAAGCTTCCGTCAAAATATCAGGAGGTAATCACTCTCAAGTATTTTGAAGACATGGACATAAATCATATTGCCGGCGTGTTGGGGAAACCGGAAGGGACGGTAAAATCTCTGCTCCACCGTGGCATCGAACGGTTACGCAAAATGATGGAATCCCGGGTGAACAAATGA